A single window of Macrobrachium nipponense isolate FS-2020 chromosome 31, ASM1510439v2, whole genome shotgun sequence DNA harbors:
- the LOC135206986 gene encoding uncharacterized protein LOC135206986 codes for MNSIRINDLNPVGEKRRKELWKVLCEILKCKVNKIIDGKNSFTISVSDEYVDRISHPDAAKILADENFTVQTSREVDSKRTVVVRGVDPIVMEFDENKIREDIESGQPWAKADAVIKLPSSTRTLKVKFQQVAQASKALEEGLDMLGFHHTTRQIEREIFIRLRPCYNCYAYTHLAKDCEKPADLTLCSECAAEDHRYDQCHSLKKKCLNCGEDHRTFASVCEERKKLLRAKEREVRERATSKKQTHRKVYASALPPSEADDITIQNLANVNAMKPMVNKILTSLFHAYIMNAINPGTFQFHVRQMYDLNGLGGVNFPEEDLDTSNILGIVKLQDPWNAKGNVNSLDKGNETHERTKISKKVFFLESLITTHSLDDLKRPPEDNQGPESMSLKRYLPPAPTKPPRKNKSQGRIIDQLLCSIRRNSFQVQLQRSGRCCPQPPHLPPKRNR; via the coding sequence ATGAACAGCATAAGGATAAATGACCTGAACCCGgtgggagagaagagaagaaaggagCTCTGGAAGGTACTTTGCGAAATACTCAAATGTAAAGTCAACAAGATCATCGACGGCAAGAATTCTTTCACGATCTCGGTCAGCGACGAGTACGTGGACAGGATCAGCCACCCGGACGCCGCCAAGATACTCGCCGACGAGAACTTCACCGTCCAGACTTCCAGGGAGGTCGACTCGAAGCGGACCGTCGTGGTCAGAGGAGTGGACCCGATCGTCATGGAATTTGACGAGAACAAGATAAGAGAAGATATCGAGAGCGGCCAGCCTTGGGCGAAGGCAGACGCCGTCATCAAGCTGCCTAGTTCGACCAGAACCTTAAAGGTGAAATTCCAGCAGGTTGCACAGGCGTCGAAGGCCTTAGAAGAAGGTCTTGATATGTTAGGTTTCCATCACACGACGCGACAGATCGAGCGGGAGATTTTCATCCGACTCAGACCTTGTTACAACTGTTACGCATACACGCACCTGGCGAAGGACTGCGAGAAACCTGCTGACCTCACTTTGTGCAGCGAATGCGCTGCCGAAGACCACAGGTACGACCAGTGCCACAGTCTCAAGAAGAAGTGTCTTAATTGTGGTGAGGATCACCGCACATTCGCTTCTGTTTGcgaagagaggaagaaattactgcgagcgaaagagagagaggtgagagaaagAGCAACGTCGAAAAAACAGACCCATCGCAAAGTTTACGCCAGTGCCCTACCGCCCAGTGAGGCCGATGATATAACCATCCAGAACTTAGCCAACGTGAACGCTATGAAACCGATGGTCAATAAGATACTGACGAGTCTTTTCCACGCCTACATCATGAACGCCATCAACCCAGGAACATTCCAGTTCCACGTTAGGCAAATGTACGACCTGAACGGGCTAGGTGGCGTGAATTTCCCTGAGGAGGACCTGGATACGTCAAATATACTGGGCATCGTCAAGTTACAAGATCCATGGAATGCCAAGGGCAATGTCAATAGCCTCGACAAGGGTAACGAGACCCACGAACGGACTAAAATCAGCAAAAAGGTCTTTTTCTTAGAATCACTGATAACCACCCACAGTCTAGACGACCTGAAGAGACCACCGGAAGACAACCAAGGGCCGGAGAGTATGTCGCTGAAGCGCTATCTCCCTCCGGCACCTACGAAACCCCCGCGGAAGAATAAATCCCAGGGGAGAATCATCGACCAACTGCTCTGCTCAATCCGAAGAAATTCCTTCCAAGTCCAACTTCAGCGGAGCGGCAGGTGTTGCCCCCAGCCCCCCCACCTTCCCCCGAAGAGAAACCGGTAA